From a region of the uncultured Desulfatiglans sp. genome:
- a CDS encoding conserved hypothetical protein (Evidence 4 : Unknown function but conserved in other organisms) — MFHPPPPLSGSIEDRIEWADACCEAAERRLRSDKGVEALLSRFRRAAAGSREALQSTGIVEICRRCDALEGGSCCGAGLERYYDAVLLLINRLLGAALPKRRQDPRSCFFLGPEGCLLTARHVLCVNYVCRKITDRIRPEGLARLRNREGEELEALFLLHERIKKVLKS, encoded by the coding sequence ATGTTCCATCCGCCGCCTCCGCTTTCAGGCTCCATCGAGGACCGCATCGAGTGGGCTGATGCCTGCTGCGAGGCCGCTGAACGGAGGCTGCGCTCCGACAAGGGTGTAGAGGCGCTGCTCTCCCGCTTCAGACGGGCCGCGGCGGGCTCCCGCGAAGCCCTGCAGTCAACCGGGATCGTCGAGATCTGCCGCCGCTGCGATGCACTGGAGGGCGGCTCATGCTGCGGGGCCGGCCTCGAAAGATACTATGACGCGGTGCTGCTCCTGATCAACCGGCTCCTCGGGGCCGCCCTCCCCAAGCGGCGCCAGGATCCCCGCTCCTGCTTCTTTCTCGGCCCGGAGGGCTGTCTCCTCACCGCGAGGCATGTCCTGTGCGTCAACTATGTCTGCCGCAAGATCACCGACCGCATCCGCCCCGAAGGCCTTGCCCGATTGCGTAACAGGGAAGGCGAGGAACTCGAGGCGCTGTTTCTCCTCCACGAGCGCATCAAGAAGGTGCTGAAGTCATGA
- the iorB gene encoding Indolepyruvate oxidoreductase subunit IorB: protein METKRLVFVGVGGQGNLLASRLLGEAALAAGIPVVVSEIHGMAQRGGIVESAVLMGNVTSPIVSGAEADVLIGFEPIETLRAMGKCNADSLVITNLSPLPPFTVSIGQGKYPKVDEALELIQKKVKKKVIALNGSALAAEAGNPLSLNMVMLGALIGSGAVPITPEDMKKTISASTKKAFLESNIKAFDLGMASAR, encoded by the coding sequence ATGGAAACGAAACGATTGGTATTTGTCGGCGTCGGCGGCCAGGGGAATCTTTTAGCCTCGCGTCTGTTGGGGGAGGCGGCCCTTGCCGCCGGCATCCCTGTTGTGGTCAGTGAGATTCACGGTATGGCCCAGAGAGGCGGGATCGTGGAATCGGCTGTGTTGATGGGGAACGTCACTAGCCCCATCGTGTCAGGGGCTGAGGCGGATGTCCTGATCGGCTTCGAGCCGATCGAGACCCTGCGGGCGATGGGGAAATGCAATGCGGACAGCCTGGTGATCACCAACCTGAGCCCGTTGCCCCCGTTTACGGTTTCTATCGGGCAGGGCAAGTATCCGAAAGTGGATGAGGCCCTGGAGCTGATCCAGAAGAAGGTCAAGAAGAAGGTCATTGCCTTGAACGGGAGCGCGCTGGCGGCGGAGGCCGGCAACCCGCTTTCGCTCAATATGGTTATGCTCGGCGCCTTGATCGGATCGGGCGCCGTCCCGATCACCCCTGAAGATATGAAGAAGACCATCTCTGCGTCCACCAAGAAGGCGTTCCTCGAGTCCAACATCAAGGCCTTCGATTTAGGGATGGCGAGTGCCAGATAA
- a CDS encoding hypothetical protein (Evidence 5 : Unknown function), translated as MLANFHPEMVFLADLGVNLHVCLCGDLQVASPRKRLIPLIWGKPDLPGNKGLSTRRVRRTGTRPAGVGLSTPRV; from the coding sequence TTGTTAGCTAATTTCCATCCGGAAATGGTCTTTTTGGCCGATCTCGGCGTCAATCTGCACGTCTGCTTGTGCGGCGACCTGCAGGTCGCCTCTCCGCGCAAGCGCTTGATTCCCTTGATATGGGGCAAACCGGATTTGCCGGGAAACAAGGGGCTGAGCACCCGAAGGGTGCGAAGAACCGGGACCCGCCCCGCAGGGGTGGGACTGAGCACGCCCCGCGTGTGA
- a CDS encoding conserved hypothetical protein (Evidence 4 : Unknown function but conserved in other organisms), with product MKPDYPADLSISSMPPRSAPPESVLPHWRTLEAVARFYDERKVGNVGALGFRRSTDLLVLLQCLETLVQEGWLDPGKSRFLDLGCADGRVNVFMSYLTQVSAGIELDEWTLDEYAPLKQSLEARLQEEGRPPPPRNIHLLHGDSTAPDVHDALREATGLPFEDFDLFYTYLIMHEEFGELIRRRARSGARFLVYGLSSIMPRYPGMRLLTDPRPLEGILAVYEKG from the coding sequence ATGAAGCCCGATTATCCGGCAGACCTTTCAATCAGCAGCATGCCCCCCCGAAGCGCACCACCGGAGAGCGTCTTGCCGCACTGGCGGACCCTGGAGGCCGTCGCCAGGTTCTATGACGAGCGCAAGGTCGGGAACGTGGGGGCGCTCGGCTTCCGTCGCTCCACCGATCTGCTGGTCCTCCTTCAATGTCTTGAAACCCTCGTGCAGGAAGGCTGGCTGGACCCCGGCAAGTCGCGTTTTCTCGATCTCGGGTGCGCAGACGGGCGGGTCAATGTTTTCATGAGCTACCTGACACAGGTCTCGGCCGGCATCGAACTGGATGAATGGACACTGGACGAATACGCCCCGCTCAAACAGTCCCTCGAAGCACGCCTCCAAGAGGAAGGACGCCCTCCGCCTCCCCGGAACATCCACCTTCTCCACGGCGATTCGACCGCACCGGATGTCCATGATGCCTTGAGGGAAGCCACAGGCCTCCCCTTCGAAGACTTTGACCTCTTTTACACCTACCTCATCATGCACGAAGAGTTCGGCGAACTGATCCGCCGGCGCGCCCGCTCCGGGGCGCGCTTCCTGGTCTACGGCCTGAGCAGCATCATGCCCCGCTACCCGGGCATGCGCCTCCTTACCGATCCCCGTCCCCTGGAAGGCATCCTCGCCGTGTACGAGAAAGGCTAG
- a CDS encoding AMP-binding enzyme gives MLIGEILARNARMYGKEIALIERDPAKGKRLEMTWKAFDEAANRIANGLMAKGVKKGDKVIHLMMNCLEWLPAYFGILRTGAWAVPLNFRFSSSDIRYCAEIAEAKVMIFGEEFIDRLAPIKDELGTIEHFIFSGPPDLRPGYAEDLDAFMAGAAADEPRVPIDVLDEAALYFTSGTTGTPKPILLTHRNLEFSCVVENRHHYQTHADNFLCIPPLYHTGAKMHWFGNFIVGAKAVILKGVKPQWILEAVSEERATIVWLLVPWAQDILIAIERGEVKLEDYHLDQWRLMHIGAQPVPPSLIRNWKKVFPHHQYDTNYGLSESTGPGCVHLGVENTHKVGAIGVPGFDWEFKIVDFERKPVVPGEPGELMVKGPCVMKEYYKNPQATRDTLFNGWLLTGDMARVDEDGFIWLVDRKKDVIITGGENIFPVEIEDFLMENRLIQDAAVIGLPDERLGEVVTAIVKLKEGAEMDEAAFFQYCEGLPRYKRPRRVFFDEVPRNPTGKIEKPKLRKKYAGAAETFKINP, from the coding sequence ATGCTGATCGGTGAAATTCTGGCCCGCAACGCCAGGATGTACGGGAAGGAAATCGCTTTGATCGAGAGGGATCCGGCCAAGGGGAAACGGCTGGAGATGACCTGGAAGGCCTTCGACGAGGCGGCGAACCGGATCGCGAACGGCCTGATGGCGAAGGGAGTGAAGAAGGGGGACAAGGTCATCCATTTGATGATGAACTGCCTGGAGTGGCTTCCCGCCTACTTCGGCATCCTCCGGACCGGGGCATGGGCCGTGCCGCTCAATTTCCGCTTCTCCTCATCGGATATCCGCTACTGCGCGGAGATCGCCGAGGCGAAGGTCATGATCTTCGGCGAGGAGTTCATCGACCGGTTGGCGCCTATCAAGGATGAACTCGGGACGATCGAGCATTTCATCTTTTCGGGTCCTCCGGATCTTCGGCCCGGATACGCGGAGGATCTCGACGCCTTCATGGCGGGGGCTGCGGCGGATGAGCCGCGTGTCCCGATCGATGTCCTCGACGAGGCGGCGCTCTATTTTACGTCCGGAACCACCGGGACCCCCAAGCCGATCCTTCTGACCCACCGCAACCTCGAATTTTCCTGCGTCGTCGAAAACCGCCACCACTACCAGACCCACGCCGACAATTTCCTATGCATCCCACCGCTTTACCACACCGGCGCCAAGATGCACTGGTTCGGAAATTTTATCGTGGGGGCGAAGGCCGTCATTCTGAAGGGGGTCAAACCGCAGTGGATCCTGGAGGCGGTCTCCGAGGAGAGGGCGACCATCGTCTGGCTCCTTGTCCCCTGGGCGCAGGATATCCTCATCGCGATCGAGCGGGGGGAGGTCAAACTCGAAGATTATCACCTGGATCAATGGCGTCTTATGCACATCGGGGCGCAGCCCGTTCCGCCAAGCCTGATCAGGAACTGGAAGAAGGTTTTCCCGCATCACCAGTACGACACGAACTACGGATTGAGTGAAAGCACCGGCCCCGGGTGCGTGCACCTGGGCGTCGAGAACACCCACAAGGTCGGCGCCATCGGCGTCCCGGGCTTCGACTGGGAGTTCAAGATCGTCGATTTCGAACGGAAGCCCGTAGTACCGGGCGAACCAGGCGAGTTGATGGTCAAGGGGCCGTGCGTTATGAAGGAGTATTACAAGAACCCGCAGGCGACCCGGGATACGCTTTTCAACGGGTGGTTGCTCACCGGGGACATGGCCCGCGTCGACGAAGACGGTTTCATCTGGCTGGTGGACCGGAAGAAGGATGTGATCATCACCGGCGGGGAGAATATCTTCCCGGTCGAAATCGAAGATTTTCTGATGGAAAATCGGCTCATTCAGGATGCCGCGGTGATCGGTCTGCCCGATGAGCGGCTCGGAGAGGTCGTGACGGCGATTGTAAAGCTGAAGGAGGGCGCAGAGATGGACGAAGCCGCTTTCTTCCAGTACTGCGAAGGCCTGCCGCGCTATAAACGGCCCCGCCGGGTGTTCTTTGACGAGGTCCCGCGCAATCCCACCGGAAAGATCGAGAAGCCGAAATTGCGCAAGAAATATGCCGGTGCGGCCGAGACCTTCAAGATCAACCCTTGA
- a CDS encoding conserved hypothetical protein (Evidence 4 : Unknown function but conserved in other organisms), translated as MGKVTRIALVSTPWPLFNRPSIQLGALKAYLCREVPNLEVDAFHPYLTIAAALGYDVYREIADRTWPAESLYAALLYPDRREGLQKFWQRQVRHVPVLRRLSFDELLGALDRSSARFMDGMAWDRLGLAGFSICLGQLTSSLFFIREIKRKSPNVLITAGGSSCAGDMGASLLRAFPEIDFVVQGEGERPLVHLVQHLGGGAAPEAVPPCQGLIGRKANQTASETSQVDSLDDLPYPDFNDYFKELSALPPTRRFFPRLPMEISRGCWWRGAGRTASSSGCAFCNLNLQWWGYRAKSRRRILDELDALTGAHQVLSVSFMDNLLPARELAEIFDGIQELGRGFRLFGEIRAKTPLKALRAMGMAGVREVQVGIESLSTRLLERMHKGTRAIDNLEIMKHCEAFGYPDLAANLILEFPSSGEAEVAETLRNLDFALPFRPLRGISFWLGYGSPVHIDPERYGIGRVRNHPFYERLFPPAVLKDLKLMVQGYSGGVLRQRRLWRPVREKIKAWHRSYQNLHGGGEGGPSDCEPILSYLDGRDFMIIRERQPGAFQKTHRLKGLSRDLYLFCDVHRSLRAILTRFSGLGEERVLPFLRMMVEKRLMFSEDDRYLSLAVRCGPLREA; from the coding sequence ATGGGCAAGGTGACCCGAATCGCCCTGGTATCGACCCCCTGGCCGCTTTTCAATCGACCTTCCATCCAACTGGGCGCCCTCAAGGCCTACCTTTGCCGGGAAGTGCCGAATCTCGAAGTCGATGCCTTCCATCCTTATCTGACCATTGCGGCCGCCCTCGGCTACGATGTGTATCGCGAAATCGCGGATCGAACGTGGCCCGCCGAATCGCTTTACGCCGCACTGCTTTACCCTGACCGGCGCGAGGGTCTGCAGAAGTTTTGGCAGCGGCAGGTCCGACACGTCCCTGTCCTGCGGCGTCTCTCTTTCGACGAACTCCTCGGCGCCCTCGATCGGTCATCCGCCCGCTTCATGGACGGGATGGCATGGGATCGCTTAGGCCTGGCCGGGTTTTCGATCTGTCTGGGGCAGCTGACGAGCAGCCTGTTTTTTATCCGGGAAATCAAGCGGAAAAGCCCCAACGTGTTGATCACGGCCGGCGGGTCTTCGTGCGCCGGAGATATGGGGGCAAGTCTCCTGCGAGCCTTTCCGGAGATCGATTTCGTCGTTCAGGGGGAAGGCGAGAGGCCGCTCGTCCACCTGGTGCAGCATCTCGGCGGCGGGGCGGCCCCTGAAGCGGTTCCACCCTGCCAGGGTTTGATCGGGCGCAAGGCGAACCAAACCGCCTCAGAGACCTCTCAGGTCGATTCGCTCGATGACTTGCCCTATCCGGATTTCAATGACTATTTCAAGGAACTGAGCGCCTTGCCGCCGACCAGACGGTTTTTCCCCCGCCTGCCGATGGAGATCTCTAGGGGATGCTGGTGGCGCGGAGCGGGGCGCACAGCCAGTTCTTCAGGGTGTGCTTTCTGCAACTTGAACCTCCAGTGGTGGGGATACCGCGCGAAGAGCCGCCGGAGGATCCTGGACGAGCTCGATGCCCTTACCGGCGCCCATCAGGTCCTGTCGGTCTCTTTCATGGACAACCTGCTTCCGGCGCGGGAACTGGCGGAGATCTTCGATGGAATTCAAGAACTGGGCCGGGGTTTCCGCCTCTTCGGTGAGATCCGGGCCAAGACGCCTTTGAAGGCCCTCCGGGCGATGGGCATGGCGGGGGTGCGGGAGGTGCAGGTCGGGATCGAGAGCCTGAGCACCCGGCTGCTCGAGCGTATGCACAAAGGTACGAGGGCTATCGACAACCTGGAGATCATGAAGCATTGCGAGGCCTTCGGGTATCCGGATCTTGCCGCCAATCTCATATTGGAGTTCCCGTCGAGCGGGGAGGCAGAGGTGGCGGAAACCCTCAGAAATCTCGACTTCGCCCTGCCTTTCAGACCACTCCGGGGGATTTCCTTCTGGCTCGGGTACGGGAGCCCGGTTCATATCGACCCGGAGCGTTACGGGATCGGCAGGGTTCGCAACCACCCCTTCTACGAACGCCTTTTCCCCCCGGCCGTTTTGAAGGACCTTAAATTGATGGTCCAGGGATACAGCGGCGGGGTGCTCCGGCAAAGGCGTCTCTGGCGCCCCGTGCGGGAGAAAATCAAGGCATGGCATCGATCGTACCAAAACCTGCACGGAGGCGGGGAAGGCGGTCCTTCGGACTGCGAACCCATCCTATCTTACCTCGACGGGCGCGATTTCATGATCATCCGGGAGCGCCAGCCGGGGGCCTTCCAAAAAACCCACCGTTTGAAGGGCCTCTCGCGCGATCTTTACCTGTTTTGCGACGTCCATCGGAGCCTGCGGGCGATCCTCACCCGTTTTTCCGGCCTTGGGGAGGAGCGTGTGCTCCCCTTCCTCCGGATGATGGTCGAAAAGCGTCTCATGTTCAGCGAGGACGATCGTTATCTGAGCCTTGCCGTGCGCTGCGGCCCGCTGCGGGAGGCCTAG
- a CDS encoding putative membrane protein (Evidence 3 : Putative function from multiple computational evidences), translated as MNHLDQFLRWVGELPEAMIYALLGFCAFLENLFPPIPGDTITAFGAFLVGSGKLGFAGVYAVTTIGSLAGFLALFQAGSYFGRHFFIERDFWFLKACDIIRAEVWFNRYGYGLILMNRFFPGIRSAIALFGGFSRLRLPIVVLLSLVSAAVWNLIWISMGYALGSNWDHVRESIDRILYRYNIGLVILFVLACGFLLVVRYRRRRRP; from the coding sequence TTGAATCACCTTGACCAGTTTCTCCGTTGGGTTGGAGAATTGCCCGAAGCAATGATCTATGCGCTCCTCGGGTTCTGCGCCTTCCTGGAAAACCTCTTTCCACCCATCCCCGGGGACACGATCACGGCCTTCGGCGCCTTCCTGGTCGGGTCCGGCAAGCTGGGTTTCGCCGGCGTCTATGCAGTCACGACCATAGGAAGCCTGGCAGGGTTCCTGGCGCTCTTTCAGGCGGGCAGCTACTTCGGCCGGCATTTCTTCATCGAAAGGGATTTCTGGTTCCTCAAGGCATGCGACATCATCCGCGCCGAGGTCTGGTTCAATCGTTATGGCTATGGACTGATCCTGATGAACCGTTTTTTCCCCGGGATCCGTTCGGCGATCGCTCTCTTCGGAGGGTTTTCCCGCCTCAGGCTCCCGATCGTGGTTCTGCTTTCACTGGTCAGCGCCGCCGTCTGGAACCTCATCTGGATCTCCATGGGCTACGCCCTCGGCAGCAACTGGGATCACGTGCGTGAAAGCATCGACCGCATCCTCTACCGTTATAATATAGGACTCGTCATCCTCTTCGTCCTGGCCTGCGGATTCCTGCTCGTCGTCCGATACCGGCGCCGTCGAAGGCCATGA
- a CDS encoding conserved hypothetical protein (Evidence 4 : Unknown function but conserved in other organisms) yields the protein MAKEKLKRKELLKSPDEFLTLSEKVLRYLSEHTRQVKIAVIGLAVVFAAYLAGWGYLKHVNKAGQTAYNEAYEIVSDNLGPDPDVEALKRAKDLFAEVIDDYGLSKAADLALPQLAHLYALDEQYDEAIEAYRKFNDAVSHKPPYPALSALAIASIYEDKGEFDRAAAELAPVVAEEESPFKESAIYQLARLYDLAGQKDKAEALFKEFVETYPNSMFKPMAEARL from the coding sequence ATGGCGAAAGAAAAATTGAAACGGAAGGAATTGTTGAAGTCTCCAGACGAGTTCCTGACCCTCTCCGAGAAGGTTCTGCGCTATCTGAGCGAGCACACCCGGCAGGTGAAAATCGCCGTGATCGGGTTGGCCGTTGTGTTCGCGGCGTATTTGGCCGGGTGGGGGTATCTCAAGCATGTCAACAAGGCCGGCCAAACGGCCTATAACGAGGCGTATGAGATCGTCAGTGACAACCTCGGGCCCGATCCCGATGTCGAGGCGCTCAAGCGGGCGAAGGACCTGTTCGCAGAAGTGATCGATGATTACGGGCTGTCGAAGGCGGCTGATCTTGCACTGCCCCAATTGGCGCATCTTTACGCCCTCGACGAGCAGTACGACGAGGCCATCGAGGCCTACCGCAAGTTCAACGACGCCGTTTCGCACAAGCCGCCGTATCCTGCGCTGAGCGCGTTGGCGATCGCTTCCATCTATGAAGACAAGGGGGAATTCGACAGGGCCGCTGCGGAGCTTGCCCCGGTGGTGGCCGAGGAAGAGAGCCCATTCAAGGAATCAGCCATTTACCAACTGGCGCGTTTGTATGATCTGGCCGGTCAGAAAGACAAGGCCGAGGCCCTTTTCAAGGAATTCGTGGAAACCTATCCTAACTCCATGTTCAAACCGATGGCGGAAGCCAGGCTCTGA
- a CDS encoding hypothetical protein (Evidence 5 : Unknown function), translated as MASIVPKPARRRGRRSFGLRTHPILPRRARFHDHPGAPAGGLPKNPPFEGPLARSLPVLRRPSEPAGDPHPFFRPWGGACAPLPPDDGRKASHVQRGRSLSEPCRALRPAAGGLAFLVHGEDAFQGTGIGKEAHARVAGHDAAQAVDQEARPGAGAPADQFAELFVHDEVGVKEVKVFEGEACGFPQGIMDIRCGRIAVEKVDVPGRRRASFLLEACFEGLFERGVFVQCPFIQFDAGRDLCQVAHENIDPPVCAPEIEKTRLAGVQPAFLHEGFKTLKEDQQIGGATEAERPHVPDLALVIEPGDGLQGPPVRQDALRWCASGGHAAD; from the coding sequence ATGGCATCGATCGTACCAAAACCTGCACGGAGGCGGGGAAGGCGGTCCTTCGGACTGCGAACCCATCCTATCTTACCTCGACGGGCGCGATTTCATGATCATCCGGGAGCGCCAGCCGGGGGCCTTCCAAAAAACCCACCGTTTGAAGGGCCTCTCGCGCGATCTTTACCTGTTTTGCGACGTCCATCGGAGCCTGCGGGCGATCCTCACCCGTTTTTCCGGCCTTGGGGAGGAGCGTGTGCTCCCCTTCCTCCGGATGATGGTCGAAAAGCGTCTCATGTTCAGCGAGGACGATCGTTATCTGAGCCTTGCCGTGCGCTGCGGCCCGCTGCGGGAGGCCTAGCCTTTCTCGTACACGGCGAGGATGCCTTCCAGGGGACGGGGATCGGTAAGGAGGCGCATGCCCGGGTAGCGGGGCATGATGCTGCTCAGGCCGTAGACCAGGAAGCGCGCCCCGGAGCGGGCGCGCCGGCGGATCAGTTCGCCGAACTCTTCGTGCATGATGAGGTAGGTGTAAAAGAGGTCAAAGTCTTCGAAGGGGAGGCCTGTGGCTTCCCTCAAGGCATCATGGACATCCGGTGCGGTCGAATCGCCGTGGAGAAGGTGGATGTTCCGGGGAGGCGGAGGGCGTCCTTCCTCTTGGAGGCGTGCTTCGAGGGACTGTTTGAGCGGGGCGTATTCGTCCAGTGTCCATTCATCCAGTTCGATGCCGGCCGAGACCTGTGTCAGGTAGCTCATGAAAACATTGACCCGCCCGTCTGCGCACCCGAGATCGAGAAAACGCGACTTGCCGGGGTCCAGCCAGCCTTCCTGCACGAGGGTTTCAAGACATTGAAGGAGGACCAGCAGATCGGTGGAGCGACGGAAGCCGAGCGCCCCCACGTTCCCGACCTTGCGCTCGTCATAGAACCTGGCGACGGCCTCCAGGGTCCGCCAGTGCGGCAAGACGCTCTCCGGTGGTGCGCTTCGGGGGGGCATGCTGCTGATTGA
- the iorA gene encoding Indolepyruvate oxidoreductase subunit IorA, whose translation MHKLLTDAPGTKMLLLGNEAIARGALEAGMSFATCYPGTPSSEIPEQFLHISQETDLYFEYSTNEKVALEVGSGAAACGLRTMVTMKHVGLNVAADPLMTLAYVGVKGGMVIVNADDPSLFSSQNEQDNRYYARLSGLPMLEPTTVQEMKDATVAAFDLSEELGLPVILRTTTRLNHIRGGVELGKLPPRKTKGTFKKDPFNLVTVPAVSRKLHQVLLEKYDRALEKSEQWPYNQLTGKGKWGIVANGVSVNYVRDAVVDLGIADKVTLLKLGFSWPLPKALMTRFLKQVDKVLVVEELEPIMENELKALAQENGIMIPIKGKGIGGLSRLFEYDPGLVRKSVAEYFGIDYKAPAVVEMSDLPPLPGRPPNLCAGCPHRATFYAVKQVFGNEAVYPTDIGCYTLGVLPPISMADYLICMGSSVSSGCGFAEGTDQKTVSFIGDSTFFHSGITGLVNAVHNNHKFTLVILDNGTTAMTGHQPHPGVQAELMGLNLSRISIEQVVRGCGVKDVHIVKPYKIKKTIEALQAAKDYDGLSVVISEEFCPLFAKATKQFKRGKVFTVNQEKCKDHRDCINKLACPAMFVEEEKVRIDENLCIGCSVCAQVCPENAIVPVK comes from the coding sequence ATGCACAAATTATTGACAGATGCACCAGGTACAAAGATGCTTTTGTTGGGCAATGAGGCCATTGCCAGGGGTGCCCTGGAGGCGGGGATGTCTTTCGCCACCTGTTATCCGGGAACGCCTTCTTCGGAGATTCCCGAGCAGTTCCTCCACATCAGCCAGGAAACCGATCTCTACTTCGAATACTCGACGAACGAGAAGGTTGCCTTGGAGGTGGGGTCCGGGGCGGCGGCGTGCGGGTTGAGGACCATGGTGACGATGAAGCACGTGGGGCTCAATGTGGCTGCAGACCCGCTGATGACGCTCGCCTATGTCGGGGTGAAAGGCGGCATGGTGATCGTGAATGCCGATGATCCGTCGCTTTTCTCGAGCCAGAACGAGCAGGACAACCGGTATTATGCCCGTCTTTCCGGGCTGCCGATGCTGGAGCCGACCACCGTCCAGGAGATGAAGGACGCCACGGTTGCGGCATTCGACCTGTCCGAGGAACTCGGACTTCCGGTCATCCTGAGAACCACGACGCGCCTGAACCACATCCGCGGAGGGGTGGAACTCGGCAAGCTGCCTCCCAGAAAAACCAAAGGGACCTTCAAAAAGGACCCGTTCAATCTGGTGACGGTTCCCGCGGTCTCACGCAAGCTGCACCAGGTGCTGCTCGAAAAGTATGACCGGGCCCTCGAAAAGTCCGAACAGTGGCCGTACAACCAGTTGACCGGGAAAGGCAAGTGGGGCATCGTCGCCAACGGTGTGAGCGTCAACTACGTCCGCGACGCCGTCGTCGATCTCGGCATTGCGGACAAGGTGACACTCCTCAAACTCGGTTTCTCATGGCCGCTTCCGAAGGCGCTCATGACGCGGTTCCTCAAGCAGGTGGACAAGGTTCTGGTGGTCGAGGAACTGGAGCCGATCATGGAAAACGAGCTGAAGGCCCTCGCACAGGAAAACGGGATCATGATCCCGATCAAGGGCAAAGGGATCGGCGGCCTCTCGCGCCTCTTCGAATACGATCCGGGTCTGGTCCGCAAATCAGTCGCGGAGTATTTCGGGATCGATTACAAGGCTCCGGCGGTGGTCGAAATGTCCGACCTGCCTCCGTTGCCCGGCAGGCCGCCTAACCTGTGTGCAGGCTGCCCGCACCGCGCTACTTTCTATGCGGTGAAGCAGGTGTTCGGCAACGAGGCGGTGTACCCGACGGATATCGGCTGCTACACCCTGGGCGTTCTTCCGCCTATTTCCATGGCGGATTACCTGATCTGCATGGGATCTTCGGTCAGCAGCGGCTGCGGTTTCGCCGAGGGGACCGATCAGAAGACCGTCTCCTTCATCGGCGACTCGACCTTTTTCCACTCCGGCATCACCGGCCTGGTCAACGCTGTGCACAACAACCACAAGTTCACCCTCGTCATCCTCGACAACGGCACGACGGCCATGACCGGCCACCAGCCCCACCCGGGGGTCCAGGCGGAGCTGATGGGGCTCAATCTTTCCCGCATCTCCATTGAGCAGGTCGTGCGGGGCTGTGGAGTCAAGGATGTCCATATCGTAAAACCCTACAAGATCAAGAAGACGATCGAAGCCTTGCAGGCCGCCAAGGACTACGATGGCCTTTCCGTGGTGATTTCCGAGGAATTCTGCCCCCTGTTCGCGAAGGCGACCAAGCAGTTCAAACGGGGTAAGGTCTTCACCGTCAATCAGGAAAAGTGCAAGGACCACAGGGACTGCATCAACAAGCTGGCCTGCCCGGCCATGTTTGTGGAGGAGGAGAAGGTCCGGATCGACGAGAATCTGTGTATTGGCTGCTCGGTCTGCGCCCAGGTCTGTCCCGAAAACGCCATCGTGCCCGTGAAATGA
- a CDS encoding Divalent-cation tolerance protein CutA (modular protein): MTGWQQDRKADGGGIVDRNLIYMTADSLDEARRIGRHLVVERLVACVNIFEGMQSFYWWEGAVQEDREVVLVAKTRSDLVPRVLEAVKSMHSYECPCMVSIPIAGGYQPFLEWIDRETASGDERAPAV, from the coding sequence ATGACTGGATGGCAGCAAGATCGGAAAGCCGATGGAGGAGGAATCGTGGATCGAAATTTGATCTATATGACGGCCGACAGCCTCGATGAAGCGCGGCGGATCGGCAGACATCTCGTCGTGGAGCGTTTGGTTGCCTGTGTGAACATCTTCGAAGGGATGCAGTCCTTCTACTGGTGGGAGGGAGCGGTTCAGGAAGACCGGGAGGTGGTGCTGGTGGCCAAGACGCGGTCGGACCTGGTCCCGCGAGTGTTGGAGGCGGTGAAATCCATGCACAGCTATGAGTGCCCCTGTATGGTGAGCATCCCGATAGCGGGCGGGTATCAACCCTTTCTGGAGTGGATCGACCGGGAAACGGCCTCGGGGGACGAGCGGGCGCCTGCGGTGTGA